From Bacteroidales bacterium, a single genomic window includes:
- a CDS encoding ATP-binding protein, with protein sequence MSAYIFDLIREGENEFLDFKHSIGNSKKIARALVAFANTKGGKLLVGVKDNGTISGIATDEEYYMVEAAATLYCQPEIEFSTETWNIYGKTVLEITIPKSLHNIYYAIDKNGKWKAYIRVKDQNLLANKILLKVWDQKRKSKGTFVRYNHEEKLLLNYLSENDYITFSKFRKLARISPFKAERILINMVVLNLIDIVFTENRTFYKLRENSFGG encoded by the coding sequence ATGAGCGCTTATATTTTTGATTTGATCCGTGAAGGAGAAAATGAGTTTCTTGATTTTAAGCACTCTATTGGCAATTCAAAGAAAATTGCACGTGCTCTCGTGGCTTTTGCAAATACAAAGGGCGGGAAACTTCTCGTTGGAGTGAAAGACAATGGAACCATCTCCGGGATCGCCACAGATGAAGAGTATTATATGGTGGAAGCCGCAGCTACCCTTTATTGCCAGCCGGAAATTGAGTTTTCTACGGAAACCTGGAATATCTACGGGAAAACCGTTCTGGAAATAACCATCCCGAAAAGCCTTCACAATATCTATTATGCAATAGATAAAAACGGCAAATGGAAGGCCTATATCCGGGTTAAAGATCAAAATTTACTGGCCAATAAAATTCTTCTGAAAGTTTGGGATCAGAAAAGAAAATCAAAGGGAACCTTTGTTCGTTATAACCACGAAGAAAAATTGCTGCTGAATTATTTGTCGGAGAATGATTACATTACATTCTCCAAATTCAGAAAGCTGGCCAGGATTTCTCCCTTTAAAGCCGAAAGAATATTGATCAATATGGTTGTATTGAATCTTATTGACATTGTTTTTACTGAGAACAGGACATTTTACAAGTTGAGGGAAAATTCTTTCGGCGGCTAA